From Desulfitibacter sp. BRH_c19, the proteins below share one genomic window:
- a CDS encoding single-stranded DNA-binding protein, whose protein sequence is MLNKVILIGRLTRDPELRYTGSGIPVANFSLAVDRPFANKQGERETDFIRIVVWRKLAEVCAKNLGKGRLVAVDGRIQINSYEAQDGSKRQATDVVAENVRFLDWPKDKVGASNDTNFGEELGIPDDSEFPF, encoded by the coding sequence TTGCTTAATAAAGTAATTCTCATTGGGAGATTAACTCGTGATCCAGAATTAAGATATACAGGCTCAGGTATACCTGTCGCTAATTTTTCTCTTGCCGTTGACAGACCTTTTGCTAATAAGCAAGGAGAAAGAGAAACGGATTTCATCAGAATAGTAGTTTGGCGTAAGCTAGCTGAAGTTTGTGCAAAAAACCTTGGTAAAGGCAGGTTAGTAGCTGTTGACGGACGTATACAGATAAATAGCTACGAGGCACAAGATGGAAGCAAAAGGCAGGCTACAGATGTTGTAGCAGAGAATGTACGATTCTTGGATTGGCCAAAGGATAAAGTAGGAGCATCCAATGACACAAATTTCGGAGAAGAACTTGGAATACCAGATGATAGTGAGTTTCCATTCTAA
- a CDS encoding SirA family protein — protein sequence MDNLVDARGMGCPKPVICTKKALEEIKSGVLTTIVDNDIAKDNVIRLANSFDYPVEVEKKEDNYYIRIKKENVMLEEIDSGRDIAVLVSSQYIGKGNDELGRVLAKSFFFTLTETYPLPKTIIFINSAIILTCEGSHVLEEIIQLEKQGVEILSCGTCLDYYQVKDKLCVGSISNMYTIVEKMYNNKLISV from the coding sequence ATGGATAATTTGGTAGATGCGAGGGGTATGGGTTGCCCTAAGCCAGTAATATGCACTAAAAAGGCTTTAGAAGAAATAAAGTCTGGTGTTTTAACAACTATTGTAGATAATGATATAGCTAAAGATAATGTAATAAGACTTGCCAATAGTTTTGATTATCCGGTTGAGGTTGAAAAGAAAGAAGATAATTATTATATCAGGATAAAAAAAGAAAATGTTATGCTTGAAGAAATAGATTCTGGCAGAGACATCGCGGTATTAGTTTCGTCTCAGTATATAGGTAAAGGCAATGATGAGTTAGGAAGAGTACTTGCAAAAAGCTTCTTCTTTACGTTAACTGAGACATATCCACTACCTAAAACAATAATATTTATTAATAGCGCAATCATTCTGACCTGTGAAGGCTCCCACGTATTAGAGGAAATAATACAATTAGAGAAACAGGGAGTAGAAATACTTTCCTGTGGAACTTGTCTAGATTATTACCAGGTAAAAGATAAGCTTTGTGTAGGAAGTATTTCTAATATGTATACCATTGTAGAAAAAATGTATAATAACAAATTAATTAGTGTATAA
- a CDS encoding selenide, water dikinase has protein sequence MLGRLPKIEDPNLLVSGEKLDDAGVYKINETTALVQTLDFFTPMVDDPYLFGQIAAVNSLNDVYAMGAKPLTVMNIVCFPNFLDIQVLGDILEGGCSKIQEAGAVLVGGHTVEDNEPKYGLSVTALIDPNKIISNAGVKPGQTIVLTKPIGTGIISTGIKGNVADEKSIKKAIQVMTALNDKACQVMIEVGATACTDVTGFGLLGHMIEMAEASNVTIEVELSLVPIIDGVIDLAKMGIVPAGARENLKYIESKVKWSKNVNEVYRDILADPQTAGGLLIAVDSHRSRDLISGLQAAGVEGYIIGQALEFTGKYITVEGK, from the coding sequence ATTCTTGGGAGATTACCGAAAATTGAGGACCCAAACCTGCTGGTCAGCGGGGAAAAACTGGATGATGCTGGTGTCTATAAAATTAATGAAACTACTGCCCTAGTCCAAACACTTGATTTTTTTACTCCCATGGTAGATGATCCTTACCTATTTGGGCAAATTGCTGCTGTCAATTCCCTCAATGACGTTTATGCAATGGGTGCTAAACCATTGACAGTTATGAATATAGTTTGCTTTCCCAACTTTTTGGATATTCAAGTATTAGGTGATATTCTCGAAGGAGGGTGTTCTAAAATACAAGAAGCTGGAGCAGTTCTTGTTGGAGGTCATACCGTTGAGGATAATGAACCTAAATATGGACTTTCTGTAACCGCTCTTATAGACCCTAATAAGATTATTTCCAATGCAGGTGTAAAACCTGGCCAGACCATTGTTTTAACAAAACCCATAGGTACAGGTATCATAAGTACTGGAATCAAAGGAAATGTTGCTGATGAAAAATCCATTAAAAAGGCTATCCAAGTAATGACTGCCTTAAATGATAAGGCCTGTCAAGTAATGATAGAAGTGGGAGCTACTGCTTGTACTGACGTAACAGGGTTTGGTTTACTTGGCCATATGATTGAAATGGCAGAGGCTAGTAATGTTACCATTGAAGTTGAATTATCATTAGTACCCATAATTGATGGAGTAATTGATTTAGCAAAAATGGGTATTGTTCCAGCTGGGGCACGAGAGAATTTAAAATATATAGAGTCCAAAGTAAAATGGAGTAAAAATGTGAATGAGGTATACAGGGATATTCTAGCTGATCCCCAAACAGCTGGGGGCCTTTTGATTGCTGTAGATTCTCATAGATCAAGGGACTTAATTAGTGGATTGCAAGCAGCAGGGGTAGAAGGCTATATAATAGGCCAGGCACTAGAATTCACCGGAAAATACATAACTGTGGAGGGAAAATAA